A DNA window from Microcystis aeruginosa NIES-843 contains the following coding sequences:
- a CDS encoding RNA-guided endonuclease InsQ/TnpB family protein, with product MKKLCKRSNKFIHITDKTGIGKLKLIGTFNRQLLDKTTIKRVRLIRRADGFYCQFVLDIERKEPLDSTGKEVGIDLGLNHFLTDSNGDKIDNPRFLCKSEKRLKKAQRKLSKKKKGSQKRLKQKSKVARLHLKVSRQRQDFAVKTAKALIQSNDLVVYEDLKVSNMVKNPKLAKSISDASWSMFTDWLGYFGKIHGKFVVAVNPRYTSQQCSDCGNIVKKTLSVRTHVCSCGCVLDRDENAAINILNKANTVGRTEIQALGQTTHCLLGESLINKVTG from the coding sequence ATAAAAAAATTATGCAAGAGGTCTAATAAGTTTATCCACATCACGGATAAAACAGGGATAGGAAAATTAAAGCTAATCGGCACTTTTAACCGTCAACTCTTAGACAAAACCACAATCAAGAGAGTCAGGCTTATTAGACGAGCAGATGGCTTTTATTGTCAATTTGTCTTAGACATTGAGAGAAAAGAACCACTTGACTCTACAGGAAAAGAAGTAGGGATTGATTTAGGCTTAAACCATTTCTTGACTGACTCTAATGGGGATAAAATTGATAACCCACGGTTTCTTTGTAAGTCGGAAAAAAGACTAAAAAAGGCTCAACGTAAACTCTCAAAAAAGAAAAAGGGAAGCCAAAAAAGGTTAAAGCAGAAATCTAAAGTAGCTCGCCTTCATCTAAAAGTTTCTAGACAACGCCAAGATTTTGCCGTCAAGACAGCAAAAGCGTTAATCCAATCTAACGATTTGGTAGTCTATGAGGACTTGAAGGTATCTAATATGGTGAAAAATCCTAAGCTTGCTAAATCTATTTCAGATGCAAGTTGGTCAATGTTCACCGATTGGCTAGGCTACTTTGGAAAAATACACGGGAAGTTTGTGGTAGCGGTAAATCCACGATATACTAGCCAACAATGTTCTGATTGTGGCAATATTGTCAAGAAAACATTATCTGTAAGAACTCATGTTTGTTCTTGTGGGTGTGTCTTGGACAGGGATGAAAACGCCGCTATAAACATTCTCAATAAAGCAAATACTGTCGGGCGGACAGAAATTCAAGCCCTCGGACAGACTACCCACTGTCTATTAGGTGAAAGCCTAATAAATAAGGTAACTGGATGA